Part of the Lotus japonicus ecotype B-129 chromosome 6, LjGifu_v1.2 genome, ttggtactaAAAAAATTACCTTATAAACTTaagcatttatttatttattttttataaataatccTACAGAAGTAGAATGGGTTTAAATAACCTCATAGGTTAAGTTAGACGAAGCCATGCTAGAATGAAAAGAGATTGAAAAGTGAGATGGAGAAAAGATAAAATCAATGTGAATATTCCAAACGTTACCCTCACAGTATCCTTATTTAAATGCTAGAGTAAAGTTAAAACTGGCACAACCTTATATAATAATACATGTTTCATGTTATGACAACCTAGTTGAGATGATCTCTATGATCTCCATAAAACAATATTGCTGTGAAACTTTGCACTCTGTTTAGCATATGTCTATACTCTATAACTATGTAAATGTAACATTGTAACAAATCCAAGGTAAAGTAACAAAGTTAGCGCATTGCACAGCAGGAAGTTAGttaataagttttttttcattcataagAGTTAAAAGTTAAACTTCCAACATTTACTGAAGGGATAAAGTGCTGAAATTACTACGTCAACTCTTATACACGGTTTCcctttaatttttcattttgtaCCAATAGTAAAACAGAGATAATATGCTTTTACTAAAATTATTACTTATTGTGAActaaaaatgtaatttattattataattaaaaaatgtacccGTACAAAATAACTAATGGAAAACTTCATTTTATATGAGGAAGGTGTATGTTAATTTTACTTAAAGTAAACCAACCGAACCCAAACCAAGTCTTCATGTATAAAAGTGCATTAGAATACAGGAAATGCATATCCATTTTCAACTCCAGTTTTCTGTACTCAAACCAATCAGCTTCAGTCATTTAATATCTGCCATGCAACAAATTCTATATATCTATGGACTCCAACACAACCTCCAAACCCTTCTCAAGCTTCTTCAAACTGTTACTCGTCTCATAAGCAGAATTCTCAAGCTTCTTCAATCTGTTGCTCATCTCATGAGCAGAAAACTCAAACGTGTCCTTCTCCTTATACCACTCTGCATCTCTTCCTATCTCTTCCGCGCTTAGCCTTCCTTCCAACCTCATGGTCTTACCTTCTGCAGTGACCTTCACAATGCCACCAGAATCTACTTCAAAACAAACATTGATCTGAGGCAACGCTGGCACCTCTATCTCCCCGAGGAACAAGTTGTCATTAGTCCTGCTTTCTTCTCCTTCGTACACTTTGATCAAAACTCTAATACCGGACTCTGAGTTCCAGTTAGCTCTACATCTGCGTCTCAGTTTGTAGCCATGGAGGGAGATGGACTCTATTCTAtctacaaaaataaaagaattaagTTACTCAGGGATATGACATTTATAACTTTACATAGATGGTTTTTAATGGACTTGTCACAATCTCATTTGTGAGACACAAAATGAAACAACATTTGGGACAACATCAAtactaaaaagagaaaaatggaggTAGTAGGTAGACTTTAACGTACCATATATCGGACCAAGTATCGTGGAGAGTTGCTCGTTTGGAAGATTGTGACAGTCTTGAAAAGTATCGCGCACGTAACTAAGGTAGTAACTACAATTCTGATCATTAAAATTGATGGAGAAAGCTCTCTCATTCTTGGTGGGGAGCATGGTATTCCTTGGAACCACCACAGACATAACACCACCATTTATCTCAACTCCAACACTGTGTGCCACAACATCCATCAATAACATGTCTTCCACCTCACCGTTCAACATCGCTGCCCGGACCGCTGCACCATATGCCACAGCTTCATCAGGATTGATAACATTGCAAAGCCCTGAGACTAAATCATACCCACAGTAGAACATGTCATTCAACAATTGCCTAACCATTGGAATTCTAGTAGATCCCCCTACGAGAACAACCTCATGGACTTCACTTTTATCAATTTTTGCCTCAACCAGGCACTTCTCCACTGTCTCCATGCACCCATTGAACATATCCATGTTCAAAAACTCAAAATCCTCCCTCGTAACAGGGACATGTAGATCAATCCCTTCCAACAGAGATTTAAGCAAAATGAGGGTACTGGAATCGTAACACAATGCCCTCTTTGCTTTTTCACACGCTGAAGTTAACATCCTCATGGCTTCGGCATTCTCACTGATGTCCTTGGTTTTATTTCTCTTGAACGCATCCACAATATTGTTCACCAAATTGTTACTGAAATCCACACCACCCAAATGGGTATCTCCAACTGTGGCCTTAACCTCAATCATCCCATCTTCAAGAGTCACCAAGGAAACATCCAAAGTACCACCACCAAGATCATATACCAGCACATTCTGCTTACCCTCTATCCGTTCCTTCTTGTTCAACGCATAAGTAATAGCAGCTGCAGTTGGCTCATTCATGATCCTCACCACATTGAAACCAGCAATTTCCCCTGCATCCTTAGTGGCCTGCCTCTGTGAGTTGTTGAAGTAAGCAGGGACAGTGATCACAGCACGTGTCACTTCATGTCCCAGATAAGCTTCAGCAACCTCCTTCAGCTTTAACAACACCATGGAAGATATCTCCTCAGCTGCAAGCTTTCTCTCTTCACCTTTGTAAGTTACTGCAATAAGGGGCTTGTCTCTGGCGCCAGGGACAACCTTGAAAGGCCATAGCTTCATGTCTTGCTGAACTGATTGGTCAGAGAATCGCCGACGGATCAAACGCTTGACATCAAAAATGGTGTTGTGTGGATTCAGGTCTAATTGCTTGATGGCAGCATCACCCACTAACCTTTGAGTGTCAGTGAAGGCAACGCAGGAAGGGGTGGTGCGTCTGCCTTGGTCATTTGGAATGATCTCGACATGGTTGTTTCTCCACACGGCAACACAGCTATTGGTTGTGCCAAGGTCAATGCCTATGGCTTTGCATTTTTCCCGGTTGCCATGGCAGAGCTTAACCACTAGAGAGCAAAGAACAGAGAAAATCTGGTCTTTGGGATTCCAAAATGTGAATGAGTTAAGACTGAGACAAGCAATGAACTTATAGGCATAGAAAACAAACTTATAGACTTGGGAAGTTGGTGAAGCAGCAGGAAAATACATTGAATACTGTTAAGGATTGGGATTTGGGAAAGAAGACATGTTTCTGTGATCATTTATTTTCTCATTCTGTTTCCAAGACAGTGCCCGTTCAAGTTCAATTTGGTAATGTGTGACACTGACTTGTTGATTTTTTGAATGtcttttcatttcctttttaaaaattaaattacgAAAACATAAATTCTTCTACATGAAACCTGAATCTTAGTGAAACAGCAAACATTAGTACTTTTAGTTGCTCTCTACCATTATTTGAAGTCAGATTTCCCAAGGGAAAAAAAATAGATTACTAGCCATAGACACTCTTCTATATAACTTTCCCACTCAAACCCACCTAATACTCCTTCCCTGTCAGTTGTTATAATCTGTATCTTCTCTTCCATTTACCTACACCTTTTCTTTGGCTAGCATATAATTAAAATAGTAGAATGTTATAGTAGTCCAGAAAATAAACAAAACtaaattgaaaactaaagaaATAAAACAAGTATAATAAACGAATGCATGACCATCAACTAAGCAAAATCTACATCACAAATGTACACAGATTCACTGTGCAAAAAATGCTTGTGTATTGACCCATAAGTGAAAATTTCTGAATCAAAAGTA contains:
- the LOC130727012 gene encoding heat shock cognate 70 kDa protein 1-like; its protein translation is MYFPAASPTSQVYKFVFYAYKFIACLSLNSFTFWNPKDQIFSVLCSLVVKLCHGNREKCKAIGIDLGTTNSCVAVWRNNHVEIIPNDQGRRTTPSCVAFTDTQRLVGDAAIKQLDLNPHNTIFDVKRLIRRRFSDQSVQQDMKLWPFKVVPGARDKPLIAVTYKGEERKLAAEEISSMVLLKLKEVAEAYLGHEVTRAVITVPAYFNNSQRQATKDAGEIAGFNVVRIMNEPTAAAITYALNKKERIEGKQNVLVYDLGGGTLDVSLVTLEDGMIEVKATVGDTHLGGVDFSNNLVNNIVDAFKRNKTKDISENAEAMRMLTSACEKAKRALCYDSSTLILLKSLLEGIDLHVPVTREDFEFLNMDMFNGCMETVEKCLVEAKIDKSEVHEVVLVGGSTRIPMVRQLLNDMFYCGYDLVSGLCNVINPDEAVAYGAAVRAAMLNGEVEDMLLMDVVAHSVGVEINGGVMSVVVPRNTMLPTKNERAFSINFNDQNCSYYLSYVRDTFQDCHNLPNEQLSTILGPIYDRIESISLHGYKLRRRCRANWNSESGIRVLIKVYEGEESRTNDNLFLGEIEVPALPQINVCFEVDSGGIVKVTAEGKTMRLEGRLSAEEIGRDAEWYKEKDTFEFSAHEMSNRLKKLENSAYETSNSLKKLEKGLEVVLESIDI